In one Neobacillus sp. WH10 genomic region, the following are encoded:
- a CDS encoding S1-like domain-containing RNA-binding protein: MSLKELIGQTTTLTVARIADFGYFLTDGNEDVLLHINQAQQELTEGDQIEVFLYVDSQGRISASMTIPEISVGSYGWVKVTDTNPKIGVFLNIGLPKDILLGADDLPAHHSVWPNPGDLIYITLRVNRNNLIYAKLASDQVIQSISVKATRKDFNKNVQGHIYRTAKVGSWVYTIEGFKGFIHESQRGKEPRLGEKIEGRVIDVKEDGTINVSLLARKEESQDLDAARIYEYLMSRNGAMPYSDKSMSEDIQERFGLSKGAFKRALGKLMKEGKVYQEGSWTYEKKD; encoded by the coding sequence ATGTCGCTTAAAGAACTTATAGGTCAAACAACTACTCTTACTGTTGCACGAATAGCTGATTTTGGCTATTTTTTAACAGATGGAAATGAAGATGTTTTGCTCCATATTAATCAAGCACAACAAGAATTAACAGAAGGTGATCAAATCGAAGTCTTCTTATATGTGGATTCACAAGGGAGAATCTCCGCTTCGATGACAATACCAGAAATTTCTGTTGGAAGTTATGGATGGGTTAAGGTTACTGATACGAACCCGAAAATAGGCGTTTTTTTAAATATTGGACTGCCGAAAGATATTTTGTTGGGTGCAGATGACCTTCCTGCCCATCATTCAGTTTGGCCGAATCCAGGGGATTTAATCTATATTACTTTAAGAGTAAATCGCAATAATCTTATTTATGCAAAGCTGGCGAGTGATCAAGTTATTCAATCCATTTCAGTCAAAGCAACTAGAAAAGATTTTAACAAAAATGTACAAGGACATATTTACCGGACAGCCAAGGTGGGAAGCTGGGTTTATACGATTGAAGGCTTTAAAGGATTTATTCATGAATCACAGCGCGGGAAAGAGCCCCGTTTAGGCGAAAAAATAGAAGGGCGGGTTATTGACGTCAAGGAAGATGGAACGATAAACGTTTCCTTGCTTGCAAGAAAAGAGGAATCACAAGATCTGGATGCAGCTAGAATTTACGAGTATTTAATGAGTAGAAATGGTGCAATGCCGTATAGCGATAAAAGTATGTCCGAGGATATTCAAGAACGATTTGGCTTAAGTAAAGGGGCATTTAAACGTGCTCTCGGAAAGCTTATGAAAGAAGGTAAAGTATATCAAGAAGGCAGCTGGACATATGAGAAAAAAGATTAA
- a CDS encoding DUF3941 domain-containing protein, with the protein MSHTTDNDKKAKDNNALHHEKNMMREKNRQAGKNQYSKKTDHK; encoded by the coding sequence ATGTCACACACTACTGATAATGATAAAAAAGCAAAAGACAATAATGCTCTTCACCACGAAAAGAATATGATGCGTGAAAAAAATCGTCAGGCAGGGAAAAATCAATACTCAAAGAAAACTGATCATAAATAA
- a CDS encoding DegV family protein: MPVKILADSACDLPKSFYEEKHVYLIPLKVEINEQEYEDVKTIDPKTVYDAIRSGVVPKTSQASPLLFEEVFTEMAEKNEDGIYIAFSSELSGTYSTAVMILDQVKEKYPNFQLTIVDTKCASLGFGLVVQEAARLASNNTAKEKILEDVLFRSQHMEHIFTVEDLDYLAKGGRVSKASAFLGGLLNIKPILNMEDGKLVPIEKIRGKKKVYRRLIEIMNERGSNIQEQVIGISHADNEGSALEVKAMIEEEFHPKEVYISSIGSAIGAHTGPGTISIFFLNQLSS, encoded by the coding sequence ATGCCGGTAAAAATACTCGCTGACAGCGCATGCGATTTACCCAAAAGTTTTTATGAAGAAAAGCATGTTTACTTAATTCCCTTGAAGGTTGAAATTAATGAACAAGAATATGAAGATGTTAAAACGATTGATCCGAAAACTGTCTATGATGCCATCCGCAGTGGTGTTGTTCCAAAAACATCTCAAGCCTCTCCCCTTTTGTTTGAAGAAGTTTTTACAGAAATGGCGGAAAAGAATGAAGATGGAATCTACATTGCCTTTTCTTCTGAGTTATCCGGTACATATTCAACCGCTGTTATGATTCTTGACCAAGTGAAGGAAAAATATCCAAACTTTCAATTAACGATTGTGGATACGAAATGTGCTTCGCTAGGATTTGGCCTTGTCGTTCAAGAAGCTGCTAGGCTCGCTTCAAATAATACGGCAAAAGAAAAGATCTTAGAAGATGTTCTGTTTAGAAGCCAGCATATGGAGCATATTTTTACAGTTGAGGATTTAGATTATTTAGCAAAAGGCGGCAGGGTTTCTAAAGCTTCCGCATTTTTGGGTGGATTATTAAATATTAAGCCCATCCTAAACATGGAAGACGGGAAACTCGTTCCGATTGAGAAAATCAGAGGAAAAAAGAAAGTATACCGCCGGCTAATCGAAATCATGAATGAACGTGGGTCAAATATACAGGAGCAAGTAATTGGGATCAGCCATGCTGATAATGAAGGATCAGCACTGGAAGTTAAAGCGATGATAGAAGAAGAGTTTCATCCTAAAGAGGTTTATATCTCTTCGATTGGCTCAGCTATTGGGGCTCATACAGGTCCGGGGACTATTTCCATATTCTTTTTAAACCAACTGTCATCATAA
- a CDS encoding YitT family protein, which translates to MIWLQTKKIFIVIVGALLNAIAMNFFLIPANVYSSGFTGIAQLLSKVISDYTPIHVSMGFLLLVLNIPVAILGWKKVGKSFTLYSFISVVLSSLFLTIIPVYKFSHDILLNAVFGGVIQAIGVGITLKWGASTGGVDIIAMVLSRMKDKPVGPYMFVLNGIIVMTAGFLYGWEKALYTLVTLYTSTRVIDAIHTRHAKLTAMIITKKAEELKKAIHASLVRGITMIPAKGAFSNETKDMLMIVITRYELYYLERIIKEVDPKAFTNIVQTTAVYGFFRRD; encoded by the coding sequence ATGATTTGGCTCCAAACGAAAAAAATATTTATTGTTATAGTCGGTGCATTATTAAATGCGATTGCCATGAATTTTTTTCTCATCCCAGCGAATGTTTATTCGAGTGGTTTTACAGGAATTGCGCAACTACTTTCGAAGGTTATAAGTGATTATACACCAATTCATGTATCGATGGGTTTTTTATTACTTGTGCTCAATATTCCGGTAGCAATACTCGGATGGAAAAAAGTAGGTAAATCTTTTACACTTTATAGTTTTATAAGTGTTGTACTTTCGTCTTTATTTCTGACAATAATTCCAGTCTACAAATTCTCACATGATATTTTACTTAATGCTGTATTTGGTGGTGTTATTCAAGCAATTGGGGTTGGAATTACCTTGAAATGGGGAGCTTCTACTGGTGGAGTCGATATTATCGCTATGGTTTTATCGAGGATGAAAGACAAACCTGTAGGACCGTATATGTTTGTATTAAATGGAATCATCGTTATGACTGCTGGTTTTCTTTATGGTTGGGAGAAAGCACTCTATACACTCGTTACTTTATACACCTCGACAAGAGTGATTGATGCAATCCATACAAGGCATGCAAAGCTGACAGCGATGATTATCACAAAAAAAGCCGAGGAGCTAAAAAAAGCAATTCATGCTTCACTTGTTCGTGGCATCACCATGATTCCCGCAAAAGGGGCATTTTCTAATGAAACAAAAGATATGCTGATGATTGTCATTACCCGTTATGAATTATATTATTTAGAACGAATCATTAAAGAAGTGGATCCCAAAGCCTTTACGAATATTGTCCAGACTACAGCGGTCTATGGATTTTTTCGAAGAGATTAA
- a CDS encoding DUF3813 domain-containing protein: MGNQLFQEARRFVEMAKSANPNDLGPVVAKAKNALSSAFANSTAAEQAQLQQMQQELDQIQ, encoded by the coding sequence ATGGGAAACCAATTATTCCAGGAAGCACGGAGATTTGTGGAAATGGCGAAGTCTGCTAACCCAAATGATCTTGGTCCTGTAGTCGCAAAAGCAAAAAATGCACTAAGTTCTGCATTTGCAAACTCGACTGCAGCAGAGCAAGCCCAGCTCCAACAGATGCAACAAGAGCTTGATCAAATTCAATAG
- a CDS encoding Cof-type HAD-IIB family hydrolase: MTEKHLIALDLDGTLLKDDKTISIKNKEIIQKARAEGHIVMIATGRPYRSSEMYYRELELDTPIVNFNGAFMHHPRQSSWGFYHEPLDIKVAKDIVEACRSFHFHNIIAEVMDDVYFHYHDEKLLDIFRYGNPKITTGDLQSFLNDSPTSMLIHTEEDNLKQIRDHLSQVHAEVIEQRSWAAPWHVIEIIKVGLNKAVGLKKAADYYGIPAERIVAFGDEDNDLEMLEYAGHGIAMGNAIEQVKNIANEVTLSNEEDGVGEYLADLLNIK; the protein is encoded by the coding sequence ATGACAGAGAAACATTTAATCGCACTAGATTTAGATGGAACATTATTAAAAGACGATAAAACAATTTCCATAAAAAATAAGGAAATAATCCAAAAAGCAAGAGCGGAAGGTCATATTGTCATGATTGCCACAGGAAGACCTTATCGCTCCAGTGAAATGTATTATCGCGAATTGGAACTGGACACACCGATTGTTAATTTTAACGGAGCCTTTATGCACCACCCACGACAGTCTAGCTGGGGATTTTATCATGAGCCGCTCGATATTAAAGTGGCAAAAGACATTGTAGAGGCTTGCAGAAGCTTTCATTTTCACAATATTATTGCCGAAGTGATGGACGATGTATATTTCCATTACCACGATGAAAAGCTTTTAGATATTTTTAGATATGGCAATCCAAAAATCACCACTGGTGATCTTCAAAGTTTTCTAAATGATTCACCTACAAGTATGCTGATCCATACAGAGGAAGATAATCTCAAACAGATTCGTGACCATTTATCTCAGGTTCATGCTGAAGTGATCGAACAACGAAGCTGGGCGGCCCCATGGCATGTTATCGAAATCATTAAGGTTGGTTTAAACAAGGCTGTAGGCTTGAAAAAGGCTGCTGATTACTATGGAATACCAGCTGAAAGGATTGTTGCATTTGGTGATGAGGATAATGATTTGGAAATGCTTGAATATGCTGGGCATGGGATTGCGATGGGAAATGCGATTGAACAAGTAAAGAACATCGCCAATGAAGTGACCTTGAGTAATGAAGAAGATGGTGTCGGGGAATATTTAGCAGATTTGTTAAATATTAAATAA
- a CDS encoding metal-sulfur cluster assembly factor, whose product MNEELKENIMGALELVIDPELGVDIVNLGLVYNVEIDDKGMATITMTLTTMGCPLAGTIVDQVKRALADIPEIKDTEVNIVWNPPWNKDMMSRYAKIALGIR is encoded by the coding sequence ATGAATGAAGAATTAAAAGAAAATATTATGGGCGCATTAGAGTTAGTTATTGACCCTGAGTTAGGCGTAGACATTGTTAACTTGGGTTTAGTTTATAATGTTGAAATTGATGATAAGGGTATGGCCACGATTACAATGACGTTAACTACAATGGGCTGTCCACTTGCTGGGACAATAGTGGATCAAGTGAAAAGAGCTCTGGCAGACATCCCCGAGATAAAAGATACAGAAGTAAATATCGTTTGGAACCCGCCTTGGAATAAGGACATGATGTCACGCTATGCGAAAATCGCTTTAGGTATTCGCTAA
- a CDS encoding DsrE family protein — protein sequence MKNKVILVSSNQLGRGDQMLGENILETFFTILKQKEELPAAVFCMNNGVLTMTEDSFVSVHLKELEAKGVDILACKTCADHYEVSEKLSVGKISGMGDFIDLAAKYEVITIS from the coding sequence ATGAAAAACAAAGTGATTTTAGTTAGCTCAAACCAACTGGGCAGGGGAGATCAAATGCTTGGTGAGAATATTCTTGAAACATTTTTTACGATTTTGAAGCAAAAAGAAGAACTTCCCGCAGCTGTTTTTTGCATGAACAACGGGGTATTAACGATGACAGAAGATTCATTTGTTTCCGTTCATTTAAAGGAATTGGAAGCAAAAGGTGTCGATATATTAGCATGTAAAACATGTGCTGATCATTATGAAGTATCAGAAAAATTGTCGGTTGGCAAAATTAGTGGAATGGGCGACTTTATTGATCTGGCAGCAAAATATGAGGTAATAACCATTTCTTAA
- a CDS encoding TIGR04053 family radical SAM/SPASM domain-containing protein, whose protein sequence is MSFNRDFNKDPFIVIWELTRACQLKCLHCRADAQYTRDPRELSFKEGKDLIDQIYDMNNPILVFTGGDPLMREDIFDIAKYAVEKGVRVSMTPSATPNVTKEAIQKAKEVGLSRWAFSIDGPTAEIHDHFRGTAGSYDLTMERIKYLHELEIPIQINTVISRYNVEYLNEMAKMVEDLNCVLWSVFFLVPTGRGQVSDMISPVEHEKVLRWLYDLSKRVPFDIKTTEAMHYRRVVIQQKMREAKAQTDEIHYLSALTEKGLTGSIDGLGRAPKGVNDGNGFVFISHIGDVYPSGLLPVKAGNVRETSLAEIYRESPIFKALRNPDEFKGKCGVCEFRFVCGGSRSRAYAMTGDYLESEPFCVYIPKALREKQAH, encoded by the coding sequence TTGTCTTTTAATCGAGATTTTAATAAAGATCCATTTATCGTGATATGGGAGCTGACACGTGCATGCCAATTAAAATGTCTGCATTGCCGTGCAGATGCACAATACACAAGGGATCCACGCGAACTTTCTTTCAAAGAAGGCAAGGATCTAATTGATCAAATATATGATATGAATAACCCAATCCTCGTTTTTACCGGCGGAGATCCTTTGATGAGGGAAGATATCTTTGATATTGCTAAATATGCTGTAGAAAAGGGTGTACGGGTATCAATGACACCCAGTGCTACCCCAAATGTAACGAAAGAAGCAATTCAAAAAGCTAAAGAAGTTGGTCTTTCTCGCTGGGCATTTAGTATTGACGGACCGACGGCAGAAATCCATGACCATTTCCGTGGAACGGCTGGTTCTTATGATCTGACAATGGAACGTATAAAATACTTACATGAGCTTGAAATTCCGATTCAGATTAATACCGTTATTTCAAGATATAATGTTGAATACCTCAATGAGATGGCAAAAATGGTAGAAGATTTGAATTGTGTACTTTGGAGCGTCTTTTTCCTTGTCCCGACTGGAAGAGGACAAGTGTCGGATATGATTTCTCCTGTTGAACATGAAAAGGTACTTAGATGGCTGTATGATCTTAGTAAACGGGTACCATTTGATATTAAAACAACTGAAGCTATGCATTACCGCCGTGTAGTTATACAGCAAAAAATGCGTGAAGCAAAAGCTCAGACAGATGAAATCCACTATTTAAGTGCCTTAACTGAAAAAGGGTTAACTGGTTCCATTGATGGCCTTGGACGTGCACCTAAAGGTGTGAATGATGGAAATGGCTTTGTGTTTATTTCCCATATTGGCGATGTTTATCCTAGTGGTCTTTTACCAGTTAAGGCTGGAAATGTTCGTGAAACATCGTTAGCAGAAATTTACCGTGAATCACCAATCTTCAAAGCTTTAAGAAATCCTGACGAATTTAAGGGTAAATGTGGTGTGTGTGAATTCCGTTTTGTTTGCGGCGGTTCAAGGTCTAGAGCCTATGCCATGACAGGTGATTATCTTGAAAGTGAACCATTCTGCGTCTACATTCCAAAAGCCTTAAGAGAGAAGCAGGCACATTAA
- a CDS encoding Crp/Fnr family transcriptional regulator gives MMATIKPTHSIEIKELLRFADRHFKSERGSYLFQEGMEAEELYIIISGKIQISKITSDGRELSLRICSDNDICGELTLFTDNPRYLLSAKVLEEGEIAAIKKDVIESEIFQNSKLAFEFMKWMSDHFRKTQTKFRDLVLNGKRGALFSTLIRMSNSYGILKGNEILIDLPLTNQELANFCGTSRESTNRILSELKRDKIINIKKGKISILNLQYLKDEIGCENCSAIYCNIE, from the coding sequence ATGATGGCCACAATAAAGCCAACCCATTCCATTGAGATAAAAGAATTACTTAGATTTGCTGACCGACATTTTAAAAGTGAAAGAGGCAGCTACCTATTTCAGGAAGGCATGGAAGCTGAGGAACTTTACATTATTATTTCTGGCAAAATTCAAATCAGTAAAATTACATCAGACGGCCGTGAACTATCGTTAAGAATTTGTAGCGATAATGATATTTGTGGTGAATTAACGCTGTTTACAGACAATCCACGATATTTATTAAGTGCTAAGGTGCTTGAAGAAGGAGAAATTGCTGCGATAAAAAAAGATGTAATTGAAAGTGAAATTTTTCAAAATAGTAAGCTTGCCTTCGAGTTCATGAAATGGATGAGTGATCATTTTCGCAAAACACAAACAAAATTTCGCGATCTTGTCTTAAATGGGAAACGCGGCGCTTTATTTTCTACGCTTATTCGGATGTCCAACAGCTATGGAATCCTAAAAGGCAATGAAATCTTAATTGATCTGCCATTAACCAATCAAGAACTGGCAAACTTCTGTGGTACCTCTCGTGAAAGTACAAATCGGATCCTCAGTGAGCTAAAGCGGGATAAGATTATTAATATTAAAAAAGGGAAAATTTCGATTTTAAATCTCCAATATTTAAAGGATGAAATCGGCTGTGAGAATTGCTCAGCAATTTACTGTAATATAGAATAA
- the moaA gene encoding GTP 3',8-cyclase MoaA produces the protein MEKTIIKDKLNRPLRDLRISVIDRCNFRCQYCMPADQFGPDFEFLPRSALLTYEEIERLGKIFVSLGVEKIRLTGGEPLLRKDMPILVKKLSAIDGLRDIGLTTNGVLLPKLAGELKAAGLKRVNVSLDTLNDELFGQINGRQVGTGPVLEGIEAAKHAGLGVKINMVVKKGLNDTEIIPMAEYCKNHGLELRYIEFMDVGSTNGWKMDDVITKKQIYHLLKEHFELEPIDPAYFGEVAKLYRYKDTDVNVGFITSVSESFCSSCTRSRLSANGQIFTCLFNGNGHDIRNFMRNGATDEQIAERITAIWNGRDDRYSDERTAETNKNRKKIEMSYIGG, from the coding sequence ATGGAAAAAACCATTATTAAAGATAAATTAAATAGACCTTTACGTGATTTAAGAATTTCTGTCATAGATCGCTGTAATTTTCGCTGCCAATACTGTATGCCAGCTGACCAATTCGGTCCGGACTTTGAATTTCTTCCTCGAAGCGCCTTGCTGACGTATGAAGAAATTGAACGCCTAGGAAAAATATTTGTCAGTTTAGGAGTGGAAAAAATCCGCTTAACAGGTGGTGAACCACTGCTTCGCAAGGATATGCCGATTCTTGTCAAAAAACTCTCTGCTATTGACGGCCTAAGGGACATAGGCTTAACAACAAATGGCGTTCTTTTGCCGAAATTGGCTGGTGAGTTAAAAGCTGCAGGTCTAAAAAGAGTAAACGTCAGCCTTGATACCCTAAACGATGAATTGTTCGGACAAATTAATGGACGCCAGGTAGGTACGGGTCCTGTATTAGAAGGGATTGAAGCGGCAAAACATGCGGGCCTTGGGGTTAAAATCAACATGGTTGTAAAAAAAGGTCTAAATGATACTGAAATTATTCCAATGGCAGAATACTGTAAAAACCACGGTTTAGAGCTTAGGTATATCGAGTTCATGGATGTTGGCTCGACAAACGGCTGGAAAATGGATGATGTTATTACCAAAAAACAGATTTATCATCTATTGAAAGAGCATTTTGAACTGGAGCCTATTGATCCTGCTTATTTTGGGGAAGTGGCAAAGCTTTATCGTTATAAAGATACTGACGTGAATGTAGGGTTTATTACTTCCGTTTCTGAGTCTTTCTGCTCAAGCTGCACTCGATCCCGACTCTCAGCAAATGGTCAGATTTTTACCTGTTTATTTAATGGAAATGGCCATGATATTCGGAATTTCATGAGAAATGGGGCTACCGATGAGCAAATAGCTGAGCGGATTACAGCTATTTGGAATGGTCGAGATGACAGATATTCGGACGAAAGAACAGCGGAAACAAATAAAAATCGTAAAAAGATCGAAATGTCTTATATTGGCGGTTAA
- the ric gene encoding iron-sulfur cluster repair di-iron protein, whose translation MTFNITENSLVKDIVNKLPKTSDLFKKYRIDFCCGGNIPLSQAVAQNELNMDTLLEELKIVFETYENAEKDVEVWTESDSNTIMEHIISNYHRVSEEELSMLSPYVTKVSRVHGDSHPELLKVNELFYEFKKELIKHMEKEEAIVFPLIKQIADGTVENRQEAISLITELEKEHDHAGEILRQIRKVTSDYKLPLDACGTYRLVYARLEALEELTFMHVHLENNILFPRYIAE comes from the coding sequence ATGACATTTAACATTACCGAGAATTCATTAGTTAAAGATATTGTTAACAAATTACCAAAAACAAGTGATTTATTCAAAAAGTATCGCATTGATTTCTGCTGCGGCGGAAACATCCCATTATCACAAGCTGTTGCTCAAAACGAGCTAAATATGGATACTTTATTAGAAGAATTAAAAATCGTATTTGAGACATACGAGAATGCCGAAAAAGATGTAGAGGTTTGGACAGAATCTGATTCAAATACAATCATGGAACATATCATTTCAAATTACCACCGTGTATCTGAAGAAGAGTTATCAATGCTTAGCCCCTATGTAACGAAAGTATCACGTGTACACGGCGACAGCCATCCTGAGTTATTAAAAGTGAATGAACTCTTTTATGAATTTAAAAAAGAATTGATTAAGCATATGGAAAAAGAAGAAGCTATCGTATTCCCGTTAATTAAACAGATTGCTGACGGAACTGTTGAAAATCGCCAAGAAGCGATTTCGTTGATTACAGAGCTTGAAAAGGAACACGACCATGCCGGTGAGATTTTAAGACAAATCCGTAAAGTAACATCTGACTATAAACTTCCACTAGATGCCTGTGGTACGTACCGTTTAGTGTATGCACGTTTGGAAGCATTAGAAGAATTAACCTTCATGCATGTTCATCTTGAAAATAATATTTTATTCCCTCGATATATTGCAGAATGA
- the glp gene encoding gephyrin-like molybdotransferase Glp: MLERRIPIPIGEAVQKIMEHQLHGVTEHVSINESFGRFLSEDLIATSDVPHFDRAPYDGFAVRSIDTLEATLSNPVEFEVIDHIGAGLVSTKIVGQNQAVRIMTGAMMPEGTDAVVMFEVAKDYEKNGKPFMSIKRRFNKGDNVSLKGEDAKKGEVLVKKGTLINPGIQAMLATFGYKNVPVAKKPLVGLFATGTELLEVEEELVPGKIRNSNSHMIAAQIERAGGIVHYFGKLPDDFDTCFEAVKNTLNKVDLLITTGGVSVGDFDYLPAIYKKLGAEVFFNKVAMRPGSVTTVARFNNKILFGLSGNPSACYVGFELYARPIIRGLLFSEKPHLRREKAVLEVDFLKANPFTRLVRSSVFIEDGRLRVTPSGLDKSNIIMSLSGANSLTILPGGTRGFTAGTEVDVLLLEDQVGSEWPW; this comes from the coding sequence TTGTTAGAAAGAAGAATACCGATTCCAATTGGTGAAGCAGTTCAAAAAATAATGGAACATCAATTACATGGTGTAACGGAACATGTTTCGATAAATGAGAGTTTTGGCCGTTTTTTATCAGAAGATTTAATTGCGACAAGCGACGTGCCTCACTTCGATCGGGCACCTTATGATGGCTTTGCCGTCAGATCTATCGATACTCTTGAAGCAACACTGTCCAATCCAGTCGAATTTGAAGTAATTGACCATATAGGTGCCGGATTGGTTTCAACGAAGATTGTCGGTCAAAATCAAGCAGTTCGAATCATGACAGGGGCAATGATGCCGGAAGGAACTGATGCAGTCGTCATGTTTGAGGTTGCAAAAGACTACGAAAAAAACGGAAAACCTTTTATGTCGATTAAACGAAGATTTAACAAGGGAGATAATGTTTCCTTAAAAGGTGAAGACGCGAAAAAAGGTGAAGTCTTAGTAAAAAAAGGAACATTGATTAATCCTGGCATTCAAGCCATGCTTGCAACTTTCGGCTATAAGAATGTACCCGTGGCAAAAAAACCACTTGTCGGTCTGTTTGCAACTGGTACAGAGCTTTTAGAAGTGGAAGAAGAATTAGTGCCAGGAAAAATTCGCAATAGCAATTCCCATATGATTGCTGCCCAAATAGAAAGGGCAGGAGGGATTGTTCATTACTTTGGTAAGTTGCCTGATGATTTTGATACATGTTTTGAAGCAGTAAAAAACACTTTGAATAAGGTAGATTTGTTAATTACCACTGGAGGTGTTTCGGTTGGAGATTTTGACTATCTTCCGGCAATTTATAAAAAGCTTGGTGCAGAGGTATTCTTTAATAAAGTGGCAATGCGACCTGGAAGTGTGACGACAGTAGCTCGATTTAATAATAAAATTCTGTTTGGGCTTTCAGGTAACCCTTCTGCCTGTTATGTCGGCTTTGAATTGTATGCACGGCCAATTATTCGCGGACTACTTTTTTCAGAAAAACCGCACTTACGGAGAGAGAAAGCAGTCTTAGAGGTTGACTTTTTAAAAGCAAATCCATTTACAAGATTGGTGCGCAGCTCAGTATTTATCGAGGATGGAAGGTTAAGAGTTACACCGAGCGGACTAGATAAGTCAAATATAATTATGAGTCTTTCTGGTGCGAATTCCTTAACAATTCTTCCTGGTGGAACACGTGGATTCACTGCTGGAACCGAGGTAGATGTTCTTTTACTTGAGGACCAGGTCGGCAGTGAATGGCCTTGGTAA
- the mobB gene encoding molybdopterin-guanine dinucleotide biosynthesis protein B, translating to MALVKPVVFQIAGYQNSGKTTLTTKLIKALKDRGLKTVTIKHHGHGGKPDAADQKDSSKHLSAGAIASIVEGDGRLILQAENFQHSLEKQIELLKFFDPDVILIEGYKQENYPKILFLRDKQDLILLEMVKNVTAVVYWMEEMRDMITAKWSMPSFLIDDEAAIIWIAESIQGLKK from the coding sequence ATGGCCTTGGTAAAGCCAGTAGTTTTTCAAATAGCAGGATATCAAAATAGTGGGAAAACAACTTTAACAACAAAGCTTATAAAAGCCCTAAAGGATCGTGGCTTAAAAACGGTGACCATTAAGCATCATGGCCATGGGGGGAAACCGGATGCAGCGGATCAAAAGGATTCAAGCAAACATCTTTCCGCAGGTGCGATTGCATCAATTGTTGAAGGAGATGGCAGACTAATTCTTCAGGCCGAAAACTTTCAACACAGTCTTGAAAAACAGATTGAGTTGCTAAAATTTTTCGATCCAGATGTAATATTAATTGAGGGTTATAAGCAGGAAAATTATCCTAAGATATTGTTCCTAAGAGATAAACAGGACCTGATTTTATTAGAAATGGTGAAAAATGTTACGGCAGTTGTTTACTGGATGGAAGAGATGAGGGATATGATTACAGCAAAATGGAGTATGCCTTCCTTTCTAATTGATGATGAAGCAGCTATTATTTGGATAGCAGAATCCATTCAAGGGCTAAAAAAATAG